A genomic stretch from Halobellus sp. LT62 includes:
- a CDS encoding DUF5810 domain-containing protein, protein MGFACPVCESPQQDATHLANHLAFTAMVHGDEHETWLDEHVPDWETHGESELAPEVAELADETDYEQVFEDTAQAHGHGGNDHQHGRGDHSRGSGHGDAESSTGIDPELAAAAGSGTLDEETKAILEEARELTAEMLGQGDGADRDAESSADEDDTESRD, encoded by the coding sequence ATGGGATTCGCCTGTCCCGTCTGTGAGAGCCCCCAGCAGGACGCGACGCATCTCGCCAACCACCTCGCGTTCACCGCGATGGTCCACGGCGACGAGCACGAGACGTGGCTGGACGAACACGTCCCCGACTGGGAGACGCACGGCGAATCGGAGCTCGCACCGGAAGTGGCCGAACTCGCCGACGAAACGGATTACGAGCAGGTGTTCGAGGACACCGCGCAGGCTCACGGGCACGGCGGAAACGATCACCAACACGGGCGCGGAGATCACAGCCGCGGCTCCGGACACGGCGACGCCGAGAGTTCAACCGGCATCGATCCAGAGTTGGCCGCAGCGGCCGGGAGCGGAACGCTCGACGAGGAGACGAAGGCGATCCTCGAAGAGGCACGGGAGCTGACCGCCGAGATGCTCGGGCAGGGGGACGGCGCGGATCGAGACGCCGAATCGAGCGCTGACGAGGACGACACCGAAAGTCGAGACTAA
- the rimI gene encoding ribosomal protein S18-alanine N-acetyltransferase yields the protein MSDTSGDEEVQRSHDGPDHAGASTVTVRPADRADLLDVLRIERTAFSEPWPYVAFESVLDAPAFLVAVGDGVDGPQTLLGYVVGDVMPNHGHDIGHIKDLAVRPEARGKGIGRRLLREALFGLALAGAAVVKLEVRESNEAARSLYREEGFEPTRRVSRYYGDGEDALILVVDVDSWRSTV from the coding sequence GTGAGCGACACGTCCGGCGACGAGGAAGTCCAACGGTCTCACGACGGTCCCGACCACGCGGGCGCGTCGACGGTCACCGTTCGCCCCGCCGACCGCGCGGACTTGCTCGACGTGCTCCGGATCGAACGGACCGCGTTTTCGGAGCCGTGGCCCTACGTGGCGTTCGAATCAGTCCTCGACGCGCCGGCGTTTCTGGTCGCCGTCGGCGACGGCGTCGACGGTCCGCAGACGCTCCTCGGGTACGTCGTCGGCGACGTGATGCCGAATCACGGCCACGACATCGGTCACATCAAAGACCTCGCCGTCCGCCCGGAGGCACGAGGGAAGGGAATCGGCCGACGACTCCTTCGCGAGGCGCTCTTCGGCCTCGCGCTCGCCGGCGCGGCGGTCGTGAAACTCGAGGTCCGCGAGAGCAACGAGGCCGCCCGGTCGCTGTACCGCGAGGAGGGATTCGAGCCGACGCGGCGCGTATCGAGGTACTACGGCGACGGCGAGGACGCGCTGATTCTCGTCGTCGACGTCGATTCGTGGCGCTCGACAGTGTAG
- a CDS encoding aconitate hydratase, translating into MGQTLTEQILDDHLVEGDLEPGEEIGIEIDQVLAQDTTGTMVWLQFEALELDEVQTELAAQYCDHQTYQFDFKNTDDHRFLRSAAGTYGAYFSRPGNGICHNVHKENFAAPGKTLLGSDSHTPTPGGLGQLAIGAGGLDISVAMGGGAYYVEMPEVVNVRLEGELPEWSSAKDVILEMLRRLSVKGGVGKVFEYTGPGVETLSVPERTTITNMGTELGATSSIFPTDEETRDYLARQGREDEYVELSPDEDAEYADEIVIDLSEIEPLVAMPSMPDKVVPVREVAGESVEQVIVGSCTNGGYEDILPAAKMLEGREVDMKTEMIVAPGSKQASEILARQGWTAEMMAAGVNFSEATCGACIGIGHVPSSDSVSVRTFNRNFEGRSGIEDDSVFLSSPEVAAAAAIKGELVDPRDLAEELGDLEAPGVELPEKYDGSKTDIIEPDEAVDDDLIKGPNIGSAPIGEPLESDIEGEVLLKMEDNITTDHIIPATSDILKYRSNIEKLSEFTLSRVDDTFAQRALDSPGGVLVAGENYGQGSSREHAAMCPQFLGIEAVLAQSFARIHKANLFNFGIVPLAIDEDTYAKIEQGDNVEIVTDVAEAVASGETEFVIRVNDDWEATAELDASERERGILEAGGKLRLTKEQYEQEGSGAAPADD; encoded by the coding sequence ATGGGACAGACGCTCACGGAACAGATTCTCGACGACCACCTCGTCGAGGGCGACCTCGAACCCGGCGAGGAGATCGGGATCGAGATCGACCAAGTGCTCGCACAGGACACGACCGGAACGATGGTGTGGCTGCAGTTCGAGGCGCTGGAGCTCGACGAAGTGCAGACCGAACTGGCGGCGCAGTACTGCGACCACCAGACGTACCAGTTCGACTTCAAGAACACCGACGACCACCGCTTCCTGCGATCGGCAGCGGGTACCTACGGCGCGTACTTCTCCCGCCCGGGCAACGGCATCTGCCACAACGTCCACAAGGAGAACTTCGCCGCGCCCGGGAAGACGCTGCTCGGCTCGGACTCCCACACGCCGACGCCCGGTGGGCTCGGTCAGCTCGCGATCGGTGCCGGTGGACTGGACATCTCCGTCGCGATGGGCGGCGGCGCGTACTACGTCGAGATGCCGGAAGTCGTCAACGTCCGACTCGAAGGCGAGCTCCCCGAGTGGTCCAGCGCGAAGGACGTCATCCTCGAGATGCTGCGACGCCTCTCGGTGAAAGGCGGCGTCGGCAAGGTCTTCGAGTACACCGGCCCCGGCGTCGAGACGCTCTCGGTGCCCGAACGGACGACGATCACCAATATGGGCACAGAGCTCGGTGCGACCTCCTCGATCTTCCCGACCGACGAGGAGACGCGAGACTACCTCGCTCGACAGGGCCGTGAGGACGAGTACGTCGAGCTCTCGCCCGACGAGGACGCCGAGTACGCCGACGAGATCGTCATCGACCTCTCGGAGATCGAGCCGCTCGTGGCGATGCCGTCGATGCCCGACAAAGTCGTCCCCGTCCGCGAGGTCGCCGGCGAATCCGTCGAGCAAGTCATCGTCGGTTCCTGTACGAACGGCGGCTACGAGGACATCCTCCCGGCCGCGAAGATGCTGGAGGGACGCGAGGTGGACATGAAGACCGAGATGATCGTCGCGCCGGGCTCGAAGCAGGCCTCGGAGATCCTCGCCCGTCAGGGCTGGACCGCCGAGATGATGGCCGCCGGCGTCAACTTCTCGGAGGCGACGTGTGGTGCCTGTATCGGCATCGGTCACGTCCCCTCCTCGGACTCCGTCTCCGTGCGGACGTTCAACCGCAACTTCGAGGGCCGCTCGGGTATCGAAGACGACTCCGTCTTCCTCTCCTCGCCGGAGGTCGCCGCCGCCGCGGCGATCAAAGGCGAGCTCGTCGACCCCCGGGATCTCGCCGAGGAGCTCGGCGACCTCGAAGCCCCCGGCGTCGAACTGCCCGAGAAGTACGACGGGTCGAAGACCGACATCATCGAGCCCGACGAGGCCGTTGACGACGACCTCATCAAGGGTCCGAACATCGGCTCCGCGCCGATCGGCGAGCCGCTCGAATCCGACATCGAGGGCGAGGTGCTCCTGAAGATGGAGGACAACATCACGACGGACCACATCATCCCCGCCACGTCGGATATCCTCAAGTACCGCTCGAACATCGAGAAGCTCTCGGAGTTCACGCTCTCGCGCGTCGACGACACGTTCGCACAGCGCGCGCTCGATTCCCCCGGCGGCGTCCTCGTCGCTGGCGAGAACTACGGTCAGGGCTCCTCACGCGAGCACGCGGCGATGTGCCCGCAGTTCCTCGGCATCGAGGCCGTCCTCGCGCAGTCGTTCGCCCGCATCCACAAGGCGAACCTGTTTAACTTCGGGATCGTCCCGCTGGCGATCGACGAGGACACCTACGCGAAGATCGAGCAGGGAGACAACGTCGAGATCGTCACCGACGTCGCCGAGGCCGTCGCCTCCGGCGAGACCGAGTTCGTCATCCGCGTGAACGACGACTGGGAAGCGACCGCCGAACTCGACGCCTCCGAGCGCGAGCGCGGCATCCTCGAAGCGGGCGGCAAGCTCCGCCTCACGAAGGAGCAGTACGAGCAAGAGGGCAGCGGCGCGGCCCCCGCCGACGACTGA
- a CDS encoding deoxyuridine 5'-triphosphate nucleotidohydrolase, which produces MFRAGSFVATRVDPVDDEQVQPNGVDLTLGDVLEQVEPGHVGVDGKTVGDRDPVDDTDGVFSLDPGGYILQYAETIAIPDGHIGFLYPRSTLMRNSCMLNTAVWDAGYEGKGEGLLQVHHPIHLERGARVAQLVLAEAAHDEVYDGSYQGERVERGDDG; this is translated from the coding sequence ATGTTCCGCGCTGGTTCCTTCGTCGCAACGCGCGTCGACCCCGTCGACGACGAGCAGGTACAGCCGAACGGCGTCGACCTCACCCTCGGTGACGTCCTCGAACAGGTCGAACCCGGACACGTCGGAGTCGACGGAAAGACGGTTGGGGATCGCGACCCGGTCGACGACACCGACGGCGTCTTCAGCCTCGATCCCGGCGGATACATCCTCCAGTACGCCGAGACGATCGCGATTCCCGACGGGCATATCGGCTTTCTCTACCCGCGGTCGACCCTGATGCGCAACTCCTGTATGCTCAATACCGCGGTCTGGGACGCCGGATACGAGGGAAAGGGCGAGGGACTGCTGCAGGTGCATCACCCGATTCACCTCGAACGCGGCGCGCGCGTCGCGCAACTTGTGCTCGCGGAGGCCGCTCACGACGAGGTCTACGACGGGTCGTATCAGGGCGAGCGGGTCGAACGCGGAGACGACGGCTAG
- the pan2 gene encoding proteasome-activating nucleotidase Pan2, with product MSRSPSLPDRPRLDLDPEMSDAERLSAIRQHYERLVTVNDELDDRLSAATDQQEELREEVEQLKRRNETLKTSSLYLATVEELTDDGIVIKQHGNNQEVLTEASPHLDSELQAGDRVAINDSFAIQQLLDDETDSRAQAMEIDASPSITYDDIGGIDEQVREVREAVEDPLTSPEMFEQVGIQPPSGVLLYGPPGTGKTMLAKAVANETDATFIKMAGSELVRKFIGEGARLVRDLFDLAAEREPAVIFIDEIDAVASKRTDSKTSGDAEVQRTMMQLLSEMDGFDDRGDVRIIAATNRFDMLDEAILRPGRFDRLIEVPKPTEEGREQVLEIHTRDMNVDDDVDFEELAAALEDYSGAEIAALATEAGMFAIRDGRTEIRRRDFDDAYDKIEDADEQTTIPGPTTYQY from the coding sequence ATGTCCCGGAGTCCATCCCTTCCAGATCGCCCTCGTCTGGACTTGGATCCAGAGATGTCGGACGCCGAGCGGTTATCGGCGATCCGCCAGCACTACGAGCGTCTCGTGACCGTCAACGACGAACTCGACGATCGGCTCTCGGCGGCGACCGATCAGCAGGAGGAACTGCGGGAGGAGGTCGAACAGCTGAAGCGGCGTAACGAGACGCTGAAGACGTCCTCGCTGTATCTCGCGACCGTCGAAGAACTCACAGACGACGGCATCGTGATCAAGCAGCACGGAAACAACCAAGAGGTACTCACCGAGGCGTCACCGCACCTCGACAGCGAACTGCAGGCGGGTGACCGCGTCGCGATCAACGACTCCTTCGCCATCCAGCAGCTGCTCGACGACGAGACGGACTCCCGCGCGCAGGCGATGGAGATCGACGCCTCGCCGTCGATCACCTACGACGACATCGGCGGGATCGACGAGCAGGTTCGGGAGGTCCGCGAGGCCGTCGAGGACCCGCTGACGAGTCCCGAGATGTTCGAGCAGGTCGGCATTCAGCCGCCGTCGGGCGTGCTGCTCTACGGCCCGCCGGGAACGGGGAAGACGATGCTCGCGAAGGCCGTCGCCAACGAGACCGACGCGACGTTCATCAAGATGGCCGGTTCCGAGTTGGTTCGAAAGTTCATCGGCGAGGGTGCCCGTCTCGTCCGCGACCTCTTCGATCTCGCGGCCGAACGCGAACCGGCGGTCATCTTCATCGACGAAATCGACGCCGTCGCCTCGAAACGGACGGACTCGAAGACCTCCGGCGACGCGGAGGTCCAACGGACGATGATGCAGCTGTTATCGGAGATGGACGGCTTCGACGACCGCGGCGACGTCCGCATCATCGCCGCGACCAACCGCTTCGATATGCTCGACGAGGCGATCCTCCGCCCCGGTCGCTTCGACCGCCTCATCGAGGTCCCCAAACCGACCGAAGAGGGCCGCGAGCAGGTCCTCGAGATCCACACCCGCGATATGAACGTCGACGACGACGTCGACTTCGAGGAGTTGGCGGCGGCGCTCGAAGACTACTCCGGGGCGGAGATCGCCGCACTGGCGACGGAGGCGGGGATGTTCGCCATCCGGGACGGCCGCACCGAAATCCGCCGACGCGACTTCGACGACGCCTACGACAAGATCGAAGACGCCGACGAGCAGACGACGATTCCCGGACCGACGACGTACCAGTACTGA
- a CDS encoding pyruvoyl-dependent arginine decarboxylase, whose product MHTIRIVRGVGDAPTKMASYDAALADANVHNYNLVPVSSVIPADATVEDVDTAPNLGPAGNRLTVVEARSTTGGVGTVSAGLGWTTGPGPGLFYEASGEDPDAVRRSVEVGLAAGRDLREWEFDEREVTVTTAEADGEGYTTAVTLAVYGESDSIFRSPRK is encoded by the coding sequence ATGCACACGATCCGGATCGTTCGCGGCGTGGGCGATGCGCCCACGAAGATGGCCTCCTACGACGCCGCCCTCGCCGACGCGAACGTTCACAACTACAACCTCGTTCCCGTCTCCTCGGTCATTCCCGCCGACGCGACCGTCGAGGACGTCGACACCGCCCCGAACCTCGGCCCGGCCGGAAACCGCCTCACGGTCGTCGAAGCCCGATCGACCACCGGCGGCGTCGGCACCGTTTCGGCGGGTCTGGGCTGGACCACCGGCCCGGGTCCGGGGCTGTTTTACGAGGCCTCCGGCGAGGACCCCGACGCGGTGCGGCGAAGTGTCGAGGTCGGCCTCGCCGCCGGTCGCGACCTCCGCGAGTGGGAGTTCGACGAGCGGGAAGTCACCGTTACGACCGCCGAGGCCGACGGCGAGGGCTACACGACGGCGGTGACGCTCGCGGTCTACGGCGAGAGTGATTCGATATTCCGCTCCCCGCGAAAGTAG
- a CDS encoding DUF5811 family protein, protein MNGNNPYAGAPGVVDAGRPEDVDLSDAQVRRLRTAVAGIVSRTEAYLPEGYVVGSELSYGANGPQATVAVRPPAGHPVSAGFAPDEEDLESGLTDEDRDEVARGLAASAALQVMNTVGDGLTPTAR, encoded by the coding sequence ATGAATGGAAACAACCCGTACGCGGGCGCTCCCGGCGTCGTCGACGCGGGCCGTCCCGAGGACGTCGACCTCTCGGACGCACAGGTACGCAGACTCCGTACCGCCGTCGCAGGCATCGTTTCTCGCACGGAGGCGTACCTTCCCGAGGGCTACGTCGTCGGCTCCGAACTCTCCTACGGTGCGAACGGCCCGCAGGCCACCGTCGCGGTTCGTCCCCCCGCGGGGCACCCCGTCAGCGCCGGCTTCGCGCCCGACGAGGAGGACCTCGAATCGGGACTCACCGACGAGGACCGCGACGAGGTCGCCCGCGGTCTCGCCGCGAGCGCGGCGCTTCAAGTGATGAACACCGTCGGCGACGGGCTGACGCCAACCGCGCGGTAG
- the infB gene encoding translation initiation factor IF-2, translating into MSDTDADAASTAEPDALRTPIVAVLGHVDHGKTTLLDTIRGSAVSEGEAGAITQHIGATAVPLETVSEMAGDLVDPTDFDLPGLLFIDTPGHHSFTTLRSRGGALADIAVVVVDVNDGFQPQTIEALEILQRTGTPFVVAANKIDTTPGWNPNDGMPIQTTYEKQSQNAKSRLDENLYRIIGDLSDEGFSADLYWRVQNFTKNVGVVPLSAITSEGVPDLLAVLMGLSQRYMKEQMAVNVTGPGAGTVLEVKDERGFGATVDVVLYDGSVRPDDKIVVGGIDGPIVTEVRALLQPRPNAEIRVEKRFDKVDEVRAAAGIKIAAPELDDAMAGAPIRVVRDRDIAEVIEEVESELAEIQVSTEEEGVVVKADTLGSLEAMANALREAEVPILRAEVGDIAPRDIAVASTANEDKHRVILGFNVDVLPNAERELDESDVKLFDDDVIYQLIEEYEEHVESIERAQQETVLDKIVRPCRFRILEDHVFRQSDPAVVGVEVLSGTLKNNQNVVKWEGNEATRVGQLSGIQEQGEDVSEARAGTRVSVAIDGPTVGRQIDEGDELWIDLPEKHAKILEQELSDDIPADELEALTSYLDKHRKRDPFWGK; encoded by the coding sequence ATGTCTGACACCGACGCCGACGCCGCCTCGACAGCCGAACCGGACGCCCTGCGGACACCGATTGTCGCCGTTCTCGGCCACGTCGACCACGGCAAGACGACGCTGCTCGATACGATCCGCGGCTCCGCCGTGAGCGAGGGCGAAGCGGGTGCGATCACCCAGCACATCGGCGCGACCGCGGTCCCGTTAGAAACGGTCTCGGAGATGGCGGGCGACCTCGTCGACCCGACGGATTTCGACCTGCCCGGACTGCTGTTTATCGACACGCCCGGGCACCACTCGTTCACGACGCTTCGGTCCAGAGGCGGCGCGCTGGCGGACATCGCCGTCGTCGTCGTCGACGTCAACGACGGCTTCCAACCGCAGACGATCGAGGCGCTCGAAATCCTCCAGCGGACGGGAACCCCGTTCGTCGTCGCCGCCAACAAGATCGACACGACGCCGGGCTGGAATCCCAACGACGGGATGCCGATTCAGACGACCTACGAGAAGCAATCGCAGAACGCGAAGAGCCGACTCGACGAGAACCTCTATCGGATCATCGGCGATTTGTCCGATGAAGGCTTCTCGGCGGATCTGTACTGGCGCGTCCAGAACTTCACCAAGAACGTCGGGGTCGTCCCGCTGTCGGCGATCACGAGCGAGGGCGTGCCGGATCTGCTCGCCGTGCTGATGGGACTGTCGCAGCGATATATGAAAGAGCAGATGGCCGTCAACGTCACCGGACCCGGCGCGGGGACGGTGCTGGAAGTCAAAGACGAGCGGGGCTTCGGCGCGACCGTCGACGTCGTCCTCTACGACGGCAGCGTCCGCCCGGACGACAAAATCGTCGTCGGCGGGATCGACGGCCCGATCGTGACCGAGGTGCGGGCGCTTCTGCAACCCCGACCGAACGCCGAAATCCGCGTCGAGAAACGCTTCGACAAGGTCGATGAGGTCCGCGCGGCGGCGGGGATCAAGATCGCCGCGCCGGAACTCGACGACGCGATGGCGGGCGCGCCGATCCGCGTCGTCCGCGACCGCGACATAGCGGAAGTGATCGAGGAGGTCGAGTCCGAGCTCGCCGAGATTCAGGTATCGACCGAGGAGGAGGGCGTCGTCGTCAAGGCCGACACGCTCGGGAGCCTCGAGGCGATGGCCAACGCGCTGCGGGAGGCCGAGGTTCCGATCCTCCGCGCGGAGGTCGGCGACATCGCCCCGCGAGACATCGCCGTCGCTTCGACCGCCAACGAGGACAAACACCGCGTAATCTTGGGCTTCAACGTCGACGTGCTCCCGAACGCCGAGCGCGAACTCGACGAGAGCGACGTGAAACTGTTCGACGACGACGTGATTTATCAATTGATAGAGGAGTACGAAGAGCACGTCGAATCGATCGAGCGCGCACAACAGGAGACGGTCCTCGATAAGATCGTTCGACCGTGTCGCTTCCGAATCCTCGAAGATCACGTCTTCCGGCAGTCGGACCCGGCCGTCGTCGGCGTCGAGGTGCTCTCTGGAACCCTGAAGAACAACCAGAACGTCGTGAAGTGGGAGGGCAACGAGGCGACGCGGGTCGGCCAGCTCTCGGGGATCCAAGAGCAGGGCGAGGACGTCTCCGAGGCTCGCGCCGGGACGCGGGTCTCCGTCGCCATCGACGGGCCCACGGTGGGCCGCCAGATCGACGAGGGCGACGAGCTGTGGATCGACCTCCCCGAAAAGCACGCGAAGATCCTCGAACAGGAGCTCTCCGACGACATCCCCGCCGACGAACTGGAGGCGCTGACGAGCTACCTCGACAAGCACCGGAAGCGCGATCCGTTTTGGGGGAAGTAG
- a CDS encoding PRC-barrel domain-containing protein has protein sequence MPDELAEDLSGKGVMGSNGAQLGELYNIEMNLKTGAIGDLLVAPYEDVNPSQLGFETDTDEHEQIVRIPVSRVQDVRDYIVVQP, from the coding sequence ATGCCAGACGAACTCGCTGAGGATCTCTCCGGGAAGGGCGTGATGGGGTCGAACGGTGCCCAACTCGGCGAGCTGTACAACATCGAGATGAACCTCAAAACGGGCGCTATCGGCGACCTGCTCGTCGCTCCCTACGAGGACGTCAACCCGAGCCAGCTCGGCTTCGAGACGGACACCGACGAACACGAGCAGATCGTTCGCATCCCCGTTTCGCGCGTACAGGACGTCAGAGACTACATCGTCGTTCAACCGTAA
- a CDS encoding NOB1 family endonuclease: MQILDSSAFIHEYHTTDDIASIPMVREELEGEASYRYDADEGSGMHIHIPAAGTVEKIQRAAGETGDAEALSETDVRLLAAAFELDAVLVTDDYAMQNVADHVDIDVKIIAREGISEKREWTFQCQGCGREFDEHRDRCPICGTELARKNPA, encoded by the coding sequence ATGCAGATCCTCGATTCTTCGGCGTTCATCCACGAGTACCACACCACAGACGATATCGCCTCGATCCCGATGGTCCGCGAGGAGTTGGAGGGCGAGGCGTCGTACCGCTACGACGCCGACGAGGGCTCCGGGATGCACATCCACATTCCCGCCGCGGGCACCGTCGAGAAGATCCAGCGCGCCGCGGGCGAAACCGGGGACGCGGAGGCGCTTTCCGAGACTGACGTTCGCCTCTTGGCCGCCGCCTTCGAGCTCGACGCGGTCCTCGTCACCGACGACTACGCGATGCAGAACGTCGCCGACCACGTCGACATCGACGTGAAGATCATCGCGCGCGAGGGAATCTCCGAGAAGCGCGAGTGGACGTTCCAGTGTCAGGGCTGCGGCCGCGAGTTCGACGAGCACCGCGACCGCTGTCCGATCTGCGGCACGGAACTGGCGCGGAAGAACCCCGCGTAA
- a CDS encoding CPBP family intramembrane glutamic endopeptidase yields MASDARSSSIGDPRTHLRALGGAFVVVALVVLLASIAVSLAYPLIDAAGIARESALGLALRSAFQFVGFGVAGVGYLVVTDQSDLVPVRRPTRGDLKWLGIGFAALLALYVGSSALLSALGYQGADSVIAQQGSGQPVYFLYLIPVTMLLVGPAEELIFRGIVQGLFRRAYGTRVAIVAASAIFAAVHLSSYSGDGLFVTLGTILVLGGTLGVIYEKSENLVVPAVVHGLFNTVQFVGLYATTTGILG; encoded by the coding sequence ATGGCTTCCGACGCCCGTTCGTCCTCGATCGGCGATCCGCGGACGCATCTCCGCGCGCTCGGCGGGGCGTTCGTCGTCGTCGCGCTCGTCGTCCTCCTCGCGTCGATCGCCGTCTCGCTCGCGTATCCGCTCATCGACGCCGCCGGGATCGCTCGCGAGAGCGCGCTCGGCTTGGCGCTGCGGAGCGCCTTTCAGTTCGTCGGCTTCGGCGTCGCGGGCGTCGGCTACCTCGTCGTCACCGATCAGTCGGATCTCGTCCCCGTTCGCCGCCCGACGCGCGGAGATCTGAAGTGGCTCGGGATCGGGTTCGCCGCGTTGCTCGCGCTGTACGTCGGCTCGTCGGCGCTCCTCAGTGCTTTGGGATATCAGGGGGCCGACAGCGTAATCGCCCAACAGGGCAGCGGTCAGCCGGTCTACTTCCTGTATCTGATTCCGGTGACGATGCTTCTCGTCGGCCCGGCCGAGGAGCTGATCTTCCGCGGGATCGTCCAAGGCCTGTTTCGACGGGCGTACGGCACTCGCGTCGCGATCGTCGCCGCGAGCGCGATCTTCGCCGCCGTGCACCTCTCCTCGTACAGCGGCGACGGACTGTTCGTGACGCTCGGGACGATACTCGTGCTCGGCGGGACGCTCGGCGTGATCTACGAAAAGAGCGAGAACCTCGTCGTGCCGGCCGTCGTACACGGCTTGTTTAACACCGTCCAGTTCGTCGGACTCTACGCGACGACGACCGGGATACTCGGCTGA
- a CDS encoding DUF6276 family protein has translation MGADCPDCGVSLVDVPVPADLRGFAPDEGTVIWCCPRCLRTFPIDVTDSRETERDADLPATVPDGDGGVALLLLVNLLDSLALNRAAVQSLLDYAEASGTDVFLALDRLAADDSVDARVDLARRRRQLESMLDC, from the coding sequence ATGGGTGCCGACTGTCCGGATTGCGGTGTCTCACTCGTAGACGTTCCCGTCCCTGCGGACCTCCGGGGCTTCGCTCCGGACGAGGGTACCGTGATCTGGTGTTGTCCTCGTTGCCTCCGTACGTTTCCGATCGACGTGACGGATTCGAGAGAGACAGAACGCGACGCCGATCTCCCCGCGACGGTCCCGGACGGAGACGGCGGAGTCGCGTTGCTGCTTCTCGTGAATCTCCTCGATTCGCTCGCGCTCAACCGCGCGGCGGTCCAGTCGCTCCTCGACTACGCGGAGGCGTCGGGAACGGACGTTTTTCTCGCGCTCGATCGGCTCGCGGCCGACGACTCCGTCGACGCACGTGTCGATCTGGCGCGTCGTCGCCGACAGCTCGAATCGATGCTCGATTGCTGA
- the prf1 gene encoding peptide chain release factor aRF-1: MSTDADEVNEDRRKYEFRKVIEELKEYEGSGTQLVTIYIPPDKQISDVVAHVTQEHSEASNIKSKQTRTNVQDALTSIKDRLRYYDTFPPDNGIVLFSGAVNSGGGQTEMVTRALDSPPEPIQSFRYHCDSDFLTEPLEDMLTDKGLFGLIVLDRREANVGWLKGKRVEPVKSASSLVPGKQRKGGQSAQRFARLRLEAIDNFYQEVAGMANDLFVPKRHEMDGVLVGGPSPTKDEFLDGDYLHHEVGDIVVGKFDVSYTDESGLYDLVDAAQEVLADQEVMKDKSEMEEFFKKLHTGEEATYGFGPTRQNLMMGSVDRLLLSEDLRSDVVIYECPNEHEEYEVVDRRHGDPGHTCTECGEEAEKTDREDVIEYLMGIAEQRGTETKFISTDFEKGEQLYDAFGGIAGILRYSTGV, encoded by the coding sequence ATGAGTACCGACGCCGACGAGGTGAACGAGGACCGTCGGAAGTACGAGTTCCGAAAGGTCATCGAGGAGCTCAAAGAGTACGAGGGCTCCGGCACGCAGCTCGTCACGATCTACATCCCCCCGGACAAGCAGATCTCCGACGTCGTCGCCCACGTTACCCAGGAGCACTCGGAGGCGTCCAACATCAAGTCCAAGCAGACGCGGACGAACGTGCAGGACGCGCTGACGTCGATCAAAGACCGGCTCCGCTACTACGACACCTTCCCCCCGGACAACGGCATCGTCCTCTTCTCGGGCGCGGTCAACTCCGGCGGCGGCCAGACCGAGATGGTCACGCGCGCGCTGGATAGTCCGCCCGAGCCGATCCAGTCGTTCCGCTATCACTGCGACTCGGACTTCCTCACCGAGCCGTTAGAGGATATGCTGACCGACAAGGGCCTGTTCGGCCTGATCGTCCTCGACCGCCGCGAGGCGAACGTCGGCTGGCTGAAGGGCAAGCGCGTCGAGCCCGTCAAGTCCGCGTCGTCGCTCGTCCCCGGCAAGCAGCGGAAGGGTGGCCAGTCAGCCCAGCGGTTCGCCCGCCTCCGGCTCGAAGCGATCGACAACTTCTATCAGGAGGTCGCCGGGATGGCCAACGACCTGTTCGTCCCGAAGCGCCACGAGATGGACGGCGTCCTCGTGGGCGGTCCCTCGCCGACGAAAGACGAGTTCCTCGACGGCGACTACCTCCACCACGAGGTCGGCGACATCGTCGTCGGGAAGTTCGACGTCTCCTACACGGACGAGTCGGGGCTGTACGACCTCGTCGACGCCGCTCAAGAGGTCCTCGCCGACCAAGAGGTGATGAAGGACAAATCCGAGATGGAAGAGTTCTTCAAGAAACTGCACACCGGCGAGGAGGCTACCTACGGGTTCGGCCCCACCCGACAGAACCTGATGATGGGTTCGGTCGACCGACTGCTCCTCTCGGAGGACCTCCGCTCGGACGTCGTAATCTACGAGTGCCCGAACGAGCACGAGGAGTACGAGGTCGTCGACCGCCGACACGGCGATCCCGGACACACCTGCACCGAGTGCGGCGAGGAGGCCGAGAAAACCGACCGCGAGGACGTGATCGAGTACCTGATGGGAATCGCCGAACAGCGCGGCACCGAGACCAAGTTCATCTCCACTGATTTCGAGAAGGGCGAACAGCTCTACGACGCGTTCGGTGGGATCGCCGGGATTCTGCGGTACTCTACCGGCGTCTAG